One genomic region from Terriglobus aquaticus encodes:
- a CDS encoding LysR family transcriptional regulator — protein sequence MDLFALETFVAVAEERSFSRAALRLRRTQPAVSQTIAKLEAELGETLFERAARDGSLTDAGEVLREYAQKLLNLRQEATDALGDLRSLHRGRLNLAANEYTCLSLLPVLDQFCRAYPRIKVAVQRSLASRIPDEVLAHGVELGIVSFRPDDPSLESIVIFRDELAFVVNPGHALAGAESVSIRQLDGEHFVAHNVASPQRQKVLEAFQRHKTHLRIDVELPSLEAVRRFVEQGNGVALVPALTVERELSSGALVRVPVRELHMERKLRVVYRRNAALSHAAVSFLRQVEMYAAGSGGAYCYEQEKPAKLR from the coding sequence ATGGATCTGTTTGCACTGGAAACCTTTGTTGCTGTAGCGGAAGAACGTAGCTTTTCGCGGGCGGCCCTGCGGCTGCGACGCACCCAGCCTGCGGTGAGCCAGACTATCGCCAAGCTGGAAGCCGAACTGGGTGAGACCCTATTTGAGCGAGCGGCTCGGGACGGATCGCTGACAGACGCGGGCGAGGTTCTGCGCGAATACGCCCAGAAATTGCTGAATCTACGACAGGAGGCGACCGACGCCCTCGGGGACCTGCGATCGCTGCACCGGGGGCGGCTGAACCTGGCCGCCAACGAGTACACCTGCCTCTCCCTGCTTCCGGTTCTGGATCAGTTTTGCCGGGCCTATCCCAGGATCAAGGTCGCCGTGCAGCGATCGCTTGCAAGCCGCATTCCGGACGAGGTGCTGGCGCACGGCGTGGAACTGGGAATCGTCAGCTTTCGCCCGGACGATCCTTCGCTGGAGTCGATTGTGATCTTCCGCGACGAGCTGGCGTTTGTGGTGAATCCGGGCCATGCGCTGGCGGGTGCGGAGTCTGTTTCGATCCGGCAGCTAGATGGCGAGCACTTTGTCGCGCACAATGTGGCGTCGCCGCAACGGCAAAAGGTGCTGGAGGCATTCCAGCGGCACAAGACGCACCTGCGAATCGATGTGGAGTTGCCGTCGCTTGAGGCGGTCCGGCGCTTTGTAGAGCAGGGAAACGGCGTGGCGCTGGTTCCGGCGCTGACTGTAGAGAGAGAACTGTCATCGGGGGCGCTGGTACGTGTTCCTGTCCGCGAACTGCACATGGAACGCAAGCTGCGTGTGGTGTATCGCAGGAATGCTGCGCTGTCCCACGCTGCAGTGAGCTTCCTGCGGCAGGTGGAGATGTACGCAGCCGGCTCCGGCGGTGCCTACTGCTACGAACAGGAAAAGCCGGCAAAGCTGCGATAG
- a CDS encoding outer membrane protein, producing the protein MKKTVWICAVLAGTVAAAVVPNAALAQESRQDVSLSASYLFAPQVNGNAAQLNTHGFLGALASYRFMLTPRSALEANYGFTQYRDTLQNSRATYNVHTRQQEISLGYVYSRTYHNFSPFLEGGVAGVFFSPIKDFETTTLDAQRQTSLGGMFGGGVAYELSPSFDLRVQYHGVVVKAPSFKVEDPNYNTGRYELISTPAIGIAYHF; encoded by the coding sequence ATGAAGAAAACAGTGTGGATTTGCGCGGTGCTTGCGGGTACCGTGGCCGCGGCAGTTGTTCCAAACGCAGCACTCGCGCAGGAAAGCCGGCAGGACGTGAGCCTGAGCGCGTCCTACCTGTTCGCTCCACAGGTGAACGGCAATGCCGCCCAGCTAAACACGCATGGCTTCCTGGGAGCGTTGGCAAGCTACCGGTTCATGCTGACCCCGCGGTCGGCCCTGGAAGCGAACTACGGGTTTACGCAGTACCGCGATACGCTGCAGAACTCGCGCGCGACCTACAACGTCCACACCCGCCAGCAGGAAATCTCGCTGGGTTACGTGTACAGCCGGACGTATCACAATTTCAGCCCGTTCCTTGAGGGCGGCGTGGCAGGCGTGTTCTTTTCGCCGATCAAGGATTTTGAGACGACGACGCTGGACGCGCAGCGGCAGACGTCGTTGGGCGGCATGTTCGGCGGCGGCGTGGCGTATGAGCTGAGCCCCAGCTTCGACCTCCGTGTGCAGTACCACGGCGTGGTGGTGAAGGCGCCCAGCTTCAAGGTGGAAGACCCGAACTACAACACCGGCCGGTATGAGTTGATCTCGACGCCAGCCATCGGCATTGCGTACCACTTCTAG
- the ilvD gene encoding dihydroxy-acid dehydratase — protein MSTMQNDPGKRNSTVLTEGPSRAAARSYLRGVGFSKEDLHKPIIGIANTWTEIGPCNFHLRQVAEAVKQGIREAGGTPMEFNTVTISDGITMGTEGMKASLISREVIADSIELVTRGNSFDGLVCIAGCDKNMPAAVMALARLDIPGLMLYGGSIMPGQLRQPDGTNKEITILNVFEAIGSHAAGKINDDQLEAVEAAACPGPGACGGQFTANTMAMAGEFLGISPMEITGVPAMSPEKANASREAGRMVMDLVRKNIKPSQILTRESIENAITAVCASGGSTNAVLHLIAIAHELSIPLTMEDFDKISERTPFICDLSPGGKYNAKDYQEAGGSRVLAQRLIERNQLHDNITVSGRTLREEASTAHETPNQPVIHNWSDPLKPTGGLVILRGNLAPDGCVVKVAGHERIHHTGPARVFDSEDLCFAAVERGDIKPNDVCVIRYEGPKGGPGMREMLAVTAAIKGIPELSETVALLTDGRFSGATRGLMAGHVAPEAQLGGPIAAVREGDMITFDIPNRQLNVNISDEELAERLRNFQPRVPRYQRGVFAKYANSVGSASQGAVTS, from the coding sequence ATGAGCACAATGCAGAACGATCCCGGAAAGCGCAACAGCACCGTCCTCACCGAAGGCCCATCCCGCGCGGCCGCACGCTCCTACCTGCGCGGCGTAGGCTTCAGCAAAGAAGACCTGCACAAGCCCATCATCGGCATCGCAAACACGTGGACCGAGATCGGCCCCTGCAACTTTCATCTGCGCCAGGTCGCCGAAGCCGTGAAGCAAGGCATTCGCGAAGCAGGCGGCACACCCATGGAGTTCAACACCGTCACCATCTCCGACGGCATCACCATGGGCACCGAGGGCATGAAGGCCTCGCTCATCTCGCGCGAAGTCATCGCCGACTCCATCGAACTCGTCACGCGCGGTAACAGCTTCGACGGTCTGGTCTGCATCGCTGGCTGCGACAAGAACATGCCCGCTGCAGTCATGGCGCTCGCTCGTCTCGACATCCCCGGTCTCATGCTCTACGGCGGATCGATTATGCCTGGCCAATTGCGCCAGCCCGACGGCACGAACAAAGAGATCACCATCCTCAACGTCTTCGAGGCCATCGGCTCACACGCGGCTGGCAAGATCAACGACGACCAGCTTGAAGCCGTAGAGGCCGCGGCCTGCCCCGGGCCCGGCGCCTGCGGCGGCCAGTTCACCGCGAACACGATGGCCATGGCGGGCGAGTTCCTCGGTATCAGCCCCATGGAAATCACCGGCGTCCCCGCCATGTCGCCCGAAAAGGCAAACGCCTCGCGCGAAGCCGGTCGCATGGTCATGGACCTGGTGCGTAAAAACATCAAGCCATCGCAGATCCTGACGCGCGAGTCCATCGAAAACGCCATCACGGCAGTCTGCGCATCGGGCGGCTCCACCAACGCCGTGCTCCACCTGATTGCCATCGCGCATGAACTCAGCATTCCGCTGACGATGGAGGACTTCGACAAAATCAGCGAGCGCACCCCATTCATCTGCGATCTGTCGCCAGGCGGCAAGTACAACGCCAAGGACTACCAGGAAGCCGGCGGCAGCCGTGTTCTCGCGCAGCGCCTCATCGAGCGCAACCAGCTTCACGACAACATCACCGTCAGCGGCAGGACCCTGCGCGAAGAAGCCAGCACCGCGCACGAAACGCCGAACCAGCCCGTCATCCATAACTGGTCAGACCCATTGAAGCCCACCGGCGGCCTCGTCATCCTGCGCGGCAATCTTGCACCCGATGGCTGCGTCGTGAAAGTCGCCGGCCACGAACGCATCCACCACACCGGCCCCGCGCGCGTCTTCGACTCCGAAGACCTCTGCTTTGCCGCGGTCGAGCGTGGCGACATCAAGCCGAACGACGTCTGCGTTATTCGCTACGAAGGCCCAAAGGGCGGCCCAGGTATGCGCGAGATGCTCGCCGTCACTGCCGCCATCAAAGGCATCCCCGAACTCAGCGAGACCGTTGCCCTGCTCACCGATGGCCGCTTTTCAGGCGCTACACGCGGCCTTATGGCTGGCCACGTTGCTCCCGAAGCACAACTCGGCGGTCCCATCGCCGCAGTGCGCGAAGGCGACATGATCACCTTCGACATCCCAAACCGCCAGCTCAACGTAAACATCAGCGACGAGGAACTCGCTGAGCGCCTCCGCAACTTTCAGCCAAGAGTTCCTCGCTACCAGCGTGGCGTCTTTGCCAAGTACGCCAACAGTGTAGGCAGCGCCAGCCAGGGCGCGGTGACGTCGTGA
- a CDS encoding 2-isopropylmalate synthase has product MTTANNQVLFFDTTLRDGEQSPGCTMHHAEKVRFAHQLAQLNVDIIEAGFPIASDGDFESVRAIATEVRGARIAALARCKQGDIERAAAAVAPAQSNRIHTFLASSDLHLEAKLRITRQQALDQTGECVRLARTFAEDVEFSAEDATRSDLDFLVQMITVAIQAGATTINLPDTVGYSTPAEYQQMFQAVRDRVPGADTVVFSTHCHDDLGLATINTLSGVCGGARQVEVSIHGIGERAGNAALEEVAAILNIRHDQYPFANRLKLDEIGATSRLLDEIISFTPSPNKAIVGKNAFAHASGIHQHGVLANPLTYEIMSASRFGVNANTIVLGKHSGRRALEHRLKELGFELSREELDQTYTRFTALADRKKSIYDQDIIALVPQTV; this is encoded by the coding sequence ATGACCACGGCAAACAATCAGGTACTTTTTTTCGACACCACACTCCGCGACGGCGAGCAATCGCCCGGCTGCACCATGCACCACGCAGAAAAAGTGCGCTTCGCCCACCAGCTCGCGCAACTCAATGTGGACATCATCGAGGCGGGTTTCCCCATCGCCTCCGACGGCGATTTCGAGTCCGTTCGCGCCATCGCGACCGAGGTGCGCGGCGCCCGTATCGCTGCTCTCGCCCGCTGTAAGCAGGGCGACATCGAGCGCGCCGCGGCCGCGGTGGCGCCCGCACAGAGCAATCGCATCCACACCTTTCTTGCCTCGTCTGACCTTCATCTGGAAGCCAAGCTGCGCATCACCCGCCAGCAGGCGCTGGACCAGACCGGGGAGTGCGTTCGCTTGGCGCGCACCTTCGCCGAAGATGTTGAGTTCTCCGCAGAAGACGCCACCCGCTCCGACCTCGACTTTCTCGTGCAGATGATCACCGTCGCCATCCAGGCGGGCGCCACGACCATCAACCTGCCCGACACGGTGGGCTACTCCACCCCCGCCGAGTACCAGCAGATGTTCCAGGCTGTGCGCGATCGTGTTCCCGGCGCCGATACCGTCGTCTTCTCCACGCACTGCCATGACGACCTTGGGCTCGCCACCATCAACACCCTCTCCGGCGTGTGCGGTGGTGCCCGCCAGGTGGAAGTTTCGATCCACGGCATCGGCGAGCGCGCCGGCAACGCTGCGCTGGAGGAGGTTGCTGCCATTCTCAACATCCGCCACGACCAGTACCCCTTTGCCAACCGGCTCAAGCTGGACGAGATTGGCGCCACGAGCCGTCTGCTCGACGAGATCATCTCCTTCACGCCGTCGCCCAACAAAGCTATTGTGGGCAAGAACGCCTTCGCTCACGCCAGCGGCATCCACCAGCACGGCGTTCTCGCCAACCCGCTCACCTACGAGATCATGTCCGCCTCACGATTTGGCGTGAATGCCAACACCATCGTGCTCGGCAAGCACAGTGGCCGCCGCGCCCTGGAGCACCGGCTCAAAGAACTAGGCTTCGAACTGAGCCGCGAAGAGCTTGACCAGACCTACACGCGCTTCACGGCTCTGGCCGATCGCAAGAAGTCCATCTACGACCAGGACATCATCGCGCTGGTGCCGCAAACGGTCTAG
- the leuC gene encoding 3-isopropylmalate dehydratase large subunit — MSQPKTLFEKIWQQHIVAEPAGEPPLLYIDLQLVHEVTSPQAFDGLRMAGRKLRRPDRHIATVDHNVPTTSAADRLNIVDQVSAAQVNALRKNCAEFGIEFFDVQDASQGIVHMIGPELGATKPGMTIVCGDSHTSTHGAFGALAFGIGTSEVEHVMATQTLPQPKPKTFRINVEGDLPFGVTAKDIILDIIGRIGTDGATGYAVEYAGSAIRALSMEGRMTVCNMSIEAGARAGMIAPDETTFAYLKGRRFSPQGAAWDEAVAHWRTLPTDPGAIFDRELTIDAATLAPAVTWGTSPGMHATIDGAVPTLDQAPTEADRKSFERAYEYMDLKPGTPMEQIQIDTVFLGSCTNGRIEDLRAAADIVRGQHIAAKIRAMVVPGSQVVKKQAEEEGLDTVFKQAGFEWREPGCSMCLGMNPDILSPGERCASTSNRNFEGRQGRGGRTHLVSPEMAAAAAIAGHFTDVRKWKQNSEGGR, encoded by the coding sequence ATGTCGCAACCGAAAACACTGTTCGAAAAGATCTGGCAGCAACACATCGTCGCAGAGCCCGCAGGCGAACCGCCGCTGCTCTACATTGATTTGCAGCTGGTGCACGAAGTCACGTCACCGCAGGCCTTCGATGGCCTGCGCATGGCCGGCCGCAAACTGCGCCGCCCCGACCGCCACATCGCCACGGTCGACCACAACGTACCGACCACCAGCGCTGCCGATCGCCTCAACATCGTCGACCAGGTCAGCGCCGCACAGGTCAATGCCCTCCGCAAGAACTGCGCCGAGTTCGGCATCGAGTTCTTCGACGTGCAGGACGCATCGCAGGGCATCGTGCACATGATTGGGCCGGAGTTGGGCGCGACCAAGCCCGGCATGACCATCGTCTGCGGCGACTCGCACACCAGCACGCACGGCGCTTTCGGTGCGCTGGCCTTCGGCATCGGCACCAGCGAAGTCGAGCACGTGATGGCGACTCAAACGCTGCCGCAACCGAAGCCCAAGACCTTTCGCATCAACGTTGAAGGCGATCTGCCCTTCGGCGTCACCGCAAAGGACATCATCCTCGACATCATCGGCCGCATCGGCACCGACGGCGCAACTGGCTACGCCGTGGAGTACGCCGGCTCCGCCATCCGCGCGCTCAGCATGGAAGGCCGCATGACGGTCTGCAACATGAGCATCGAAGCAGGGGCCCGCGCCGGCATGATCGCCCCCGACGAAACTACCTTCGCTTACCTGAAAGGCCGCCGCTTCAGCCCGCAGGGTGCAGCCTGGGACGAGGCCGTTGCCCACTGGCGCACGCTGCCCACAGACCCCGGCGCAATCTTCGACCGCGAGCTCACCATCGATGCCGCCACACTCGCACCCGCAGTCACCTGGGGCACCTCGCCCGGCATGCACGCCACCATCGACGGCGCTGTGCCCACGCTCGACCAAGCGCCGACTGAAGCCGATCGCAAGAGCTTCGAGCGCGCCTATGAGTACATGGATCTGAAGCCCGGCACGCCCATGGAACAGATTCAGATCGACACAGTCTTCCTCGGCTCCTGCACCAACGGCCGCATCGAAGACCTGCGCGCCGCGGCAGACATCGTGCGCGGCCAGCACATCGCTGCAAAGATCCGCGCAATGGTCGTACCCGGCTCACAGGTCGTGAAGAAGCAGGCCGAAGAAGAAGGCTTGGACACCGTCTTTAAGCAGGCCGGCTTCGAGTGGCGTGAACCCGGCTGCAGCATGTGCCTCGGCATGAACCCCGATATTCTCTCGCCGGGCGAGCGCTGCGCCAGCACATCCAACCGCAACTTCGAAGGCCGCCAGGGCCGCGGCGGCCGCACCCATCTCGTCAGTCCCGAAATGGCCGCAGCAGCAGCCATCGCAGGCCACTTCACCGACGTCCGCAAATGGAAGCAGAACTCCGAAGGAGGTCGCTAG
- the leuB gene encoding 3-isopropylmalate dehydrogenase, whose protein sequence is MHLKIAILAGDGIGPEVTNEAVNVLTTVANARGHVFEYIPLLIGGVAITAYGTPLPPETLEKTLRCDAALLGAVGDNKFNHLPPSERPEAGLLRIRAALGGFANLRPAVAYKALADNSPLRPEITDGADILFVRELLGGLYFGEPRAWHKSTDRAHNTMVYTRAEVERVARIAFDLASRREKKKITSVDKANVLECSQLWRAVVTDVSRDYPTVTLEHQLVDSMAIHLMTRPRDFDVVLTENLFGDILSDESGVITGSLGMLPSATLGGKVNLYEPVHGSAPDIAGTGKANPIGAILTAAMVLRHSAGMEAEAKLIEDAVDEALNEGNRTTDIARGNVAGQTTLATTQMGELILGKVEARLSAA, encoded by the coding sequence GTGCACCTGAAGATTGCAATCCTCGCCGGAGACGGCATCGGCCCTGAAGTCACCAACGAAGCCGTCAATGTACTCACCACCGTTGCGAACGCACGCGGTCACGTCTTCGAGTACATTCCACTGCTCATCGGTGGCGTTGCGATCACGGCGTACGGAACACCGCTGCCGCCCGAGACGCTCGAAAAGACGCTCAGATGCGACGCCGCCCTACTGGGCGCGGTAGGAGATAACAAGTTCAATCACCTGCCACCCAGCGAGCGCCCAGAGGCCGGCCTGCTGAGGATTCGTGCAGCGCTGGGCGGCTTTGCCAACCTGCGTCCCGCGGTAGCCTACAAGGCGCTGGCCGACAACAGCCCCCTGCGCCCGGAGATTACCGACGGCGCCGACATCCTCTTTGTGCGCGAACTCCTCGGTGGCCTCTACTTCGGCGAGCCGCGCGCTTGGCACAAGAGCACCGACCGCGCTCACAACACCATGGTCTACACCCGCGCCGAGGTGGAACGGGTCGCACGCATCGCCTTTGACCTGGCGTCGCGTCGCGAAAAGAAGAAGATCACCAGCGTCGACAAGGCGAACGTTCTCGAGTGCTCGCAACTGTGGCGCGCTGTCGTTACCGACGTCTCTCGCGACTACCCGACCGTCACGCTCGAACACCAGCTCGTCGACTCTATGGCTATCCACCTGATGACGCGCCCGCGCGACTTCGACGTGGTCCTCACCGAGAACCTGTTCGGCGACATTCTCTCCGACGAATCGGGCGTCATCACCGGCTCACTCGGCATGCTTCCCTCCGCCACGTTGGGTGGCAAAGTGAATTTGTACGAACCCGTGCATGGCTCCGCGCCAGACATCGCCGGCACCGGCAAAGCGAACCCCATTGGCGCCATCCTGACCGCCGCCATGGTGCTGCGTCACTCCGCCGGCATGGAAGCCGAAGCGAAGCTTATCGAGGACGCCGTAGACGAAGCCCTGAACGAGGGCAACCGCACCACCGATATCGCCCGCGGCAACGTAGCCGGCCAGACCACGCTCGCCACCACGCAGATGGGCGAGTTGATCCTCGGCAAAGTCGAAGCGAGGCTGAGCGCCGCATGA
- the leuD gene encoding 3-isopropylmalate dehydratase small subunit → MEPINILTSKAVPLPLPNIDTDQIIPKQFLKRIERTGYGDFLFFDWRYDVGTGSGLSEQLLPKRDFVLNKPEYQGAKILIAEKNFGCGSSREHAAWAIQQYGFRCVIAPTFADIFFSNAGKNGIILVRLDDDKVETLLQRSTRNPDHQITINLEHQTVVDDQGFHARFEIDPFRKFCLLNGLDDIGLTLRHTDALDAFETRHNAEFWSAPKALQSSS, encoded by the coding sequence GTGGAACCCATCAATATCCTCACCAGCAAAGCCGTTCCCCTGCCCCTGCCCAACATCGACACGGACCAGATCATCCCGAAGCAGTTCCTCAAGCGCATCGAGCGCACCGGCTACGGCGACTTCCTCTTCTTCGACTGGCGCTACGACGTGGGCACCGGCTCGGGCCTCTCGGAACAACTGCTGCCCAAGCGCGATTTCGTGCTGAACAAGCCCGAATACCAGGGCGCGAAGATCCTCATCGCCGAAAAGAACTTCGGCTGCGGCTCCTCGCGCGAACACGCCGCGTGGGCCATCCAGCAGTACGGTTTCCGCTGCGTCATCGCACCCACCTTTGCCGACATCTTCTTTTCGAACGCGGGCAAGAACGGCATCATCCTCGTCCGCCTCGACGACGACAAGGTCGAGACACTCCTGCAGCGCTCCACCCGGAACCCCGATCACCAGATCACGATCAACCTGGAACACCAGACCGTAGTCGACGATCAGGGCTTCCACGCTCGCTTCGAGATCGATCCGTTCCGCAAGTTCTGCCTGCTCAACGGGCTCGACGACATCGGCCTCACCCTGCGCCACACCGACGCGCTCGACGCCTTCGAAACGAGACACAACGCGGAGTTCTGGTCCGCTCCGAAGGCGCTGCAGAGCAGCTCCTAA